A window from Salvia miltiorrhiza cultivar Shanhuang (shh) chromosome 2, IMPLAD_Smil_shh, whole genome shotgun sequence encodes these proteins:
- the LOC131008869 gene encoding DDT domain-containing protein DDR4 — MQALDLPCNPSLDRRRPDPSAMPEHYSPIHSPDHHSPENSEHRKSGVENNTKGESIKENNLKSASDNNGNSSVVGRRERPSRACTQRAAARLQAAAEAEAAMAEAERKRKKKRRERLTARLLKEESEEEDGYRDDDEEGGENEENGEEDGSTSLAQLQSSRIITPLLGEPEASQLPRWNIRSMWQLASILNFLNVFRPLLNVKVEFSADEFETALIIPNNTLAEIHMPLLKAIPPVTRMALNHATWITVLCRKLRDWWHWVAEGDLPIVASHGTEVEAYNTLDPGIRVVILKALCDIRVEQEDIRNYIDDSLKHGVQLSTFRKERLGGDSYGVSYWYEDDPIIGHRLYREIRNVEVKKGRGKNIPPIPHSSYQWEAVATNLDEFQNVSEKLFSSKNRTEVSVGKKLKNDMLPEIEKVQKRKDKLLKKQHRQALMLDNMIGIDGLATGRSLRDRKPVTYTFDDYDRSINEAIKVTKKKQQSPEPFDGRDPLVRHEFSRNGRVDGTSHHSQTLSFSAVSPKSPYDDDDDEEEEFYEDHKTETLDRSDRRRQRPQRYSVKDYVEAVSDIEADFDSDDDIVGEVVYDDEYLKRRKRRKMSSSSEGDEEYHWDEENHEEEEEEEEDDILSSSEDSDAPRRTKALPGRTRRETKLRSVGDLSGLRRSKRATRNRINYRQYEMSESDNEQVKPEKSNALDEPSYSSGGAEFSTGVQDSDEKDSNQEEDIQDIHADQPIEEQQPEAVDEKPPIPPEQENNRDEEEVEGVSKRRFLDLNELAPGSGFDDGPNSMRDEDRDDF, encoded by the exons ATGCAAGCCCTTGATCTCCCATGTAACCCTTCCCTTGACCGTCGCCGGCCCGATCCCTCCGCCATGCCGGAGCATTACTCGCCGATCCACTCTCCGGACCATCACTCGCCGGAAAATTCGGAACACAGAAAGTCCGGTGTCGAAAATAATACCAAGGGCGAGAGTATTAAGGAGAATAATTTGAAGTCTGCTAGTGATAATAATGGTAATAGTAGTGTAGTAGGTAGGAGGGAGAGGCCGTCGAGGGCATGCACGCAAAGGGCGGCAGCAAGGCTGCAGGCTGCAGCTGAGGCGGAGGCGGCCATGGCGGAGGCGGAGAGGAAGAGGAAAAAGAAGAGGAGGGAGAGATTAACTGCTAGGCTGTTGAAGGAGGAGTCTGAGGAGGAGGATGGTTACAGGGACGACGATGAGGAGGGTGGAGAGAATGAGGAGAATGGGGAGGAGGATGGCTCTACTTCATTGGCACAGCTGCAGAGTAGCAGGATAATTACGCCACTGCTCGGGGAGCCGGAGGCCTCGCAGTTGCCTCGGTGGAACATACGGTCCATGTGGCAGTTGGCTTCTATTCTCAATTTCTTGAAT GTATTTAGGCCTCTGTTGAATGTCAAAGTGGAGTTTTCTGCAGATGAGTTTGAGACGGCCTTGATTATTCCGAACAATACTTTGGCTGAGATACATATGCCATTGCTAAAG GCCATTCCTCCTGTTACCAGAATGGCACTTAACCATGCTACTTGGATTACTGTTTTATGTAGAAAGCTGAGAGATTGGTGGCACTGG GTTGCAGAAGGGGATCTACCTATAGTTGCATCACATGG GACTGAAGTTGAGGCATACAATACACTTGATCCTGGGATTCGAGTGGTTATTCTGAAGGCATTATGCGATATTCGGGTTGAG CAAGAAGATATACGGAACTATATAGATGACTCATTAAAACATGGTGTTCAGCTTTCAACATTTCGCAAAGAACGCCTAGGGGGTGATTCTTATGGAGTCTCATATTG GTATGAAGATGATCCCATCATTGGCCATCGACTATACAGAGAGATTAGAAACGTTGAGGTGAAAAAAGGAAGAGGAAAAAATATTCCACCTATTCCTCATTCATCATATCAATGGGAAGCTGTTGCTACTAATTTAGATGAGTTCCAGAATGTTTCT GAGAAGCTCTTTTCGAGTAAAAACAGAACAGAGGTTTCTGTTGGgaagaaattgaaaaatgaCATGCTTCCTGAAATTGAGAAGGTCCAGAAG AGGAAGGATAAACTATTAAAGAAGCAACATAGACAAGCACTTATGCTTGATAACATGATTGGCATTGATGGTCTTGCTACCGGACGCTCTCTCCGTGATAGAAAACCTGTGACCTATACTTTTG ATGATTATGATCGATCAATAAATGAAGCTATAAAGGTCACCAA GAAGAAGCAGCAGTCTCCCGAACCTTTTGATGGAAGAGATCCTCTTGTGAGACATGAATTTTCTAGAAATGGTAGAGTCGATGGCACATCACACCACTCTCAAACCCTCTCTTTCAGCGCTGTTTCTCCGAAATCTccttatgatgatgatgatgatgaagaggaAGAATTTTATGAAGATCACAAAACTGAAACATTGGACCGGAG CGATCGTCGGAGGCAAAGGCCTCAACGTTATTCAGTGAAAGACTATGTAGAAGCAGTCTCAGATATTGAGGCAGATTTTGACAGTGATGATGATATAGTTGGTGAAGTGGTTTATGATGATGAATATCTTAAAAGAAGAAAGCGAAGGAAGATGTCTAGTAGCTCCGAAGGCGATGAAGAGTATCACTGGGATGAAGAAAATCAtgaagaggaggaagaggaagaagaagacgatATCTTAAGTTCCAGCGAGGATAGTGATGCGCCACGCCGAACCAAAGCATTGCCGGGCCGAACTAGGAGGGAAACAAAACTGAGGTCAGTTGGTGACCTGTCAGGTCTCAGGCGAAGTAAAAGGGCCACCAGAAATCGTATCAATTACAGACAATATGAGATGTCTGAATCTGACAATGAACAAGTGAAACCTGAGAAATCAAATGCGCTAGACGAGCCCTCATACTCAAGTGGTGGTGCAGAGTTCTCAACAGGCGTCCAAGATTCTGATGAGAAAGACAGTAACCAGGAGGAGGATATCCAGGATATCCATGCTGATCAGCCTATAGAGGAGCAGCAACCTGAGGCTGTCGATGAAAAGCCACCCATTCCACCTGAACAGGAGAATAAcagagatgaagaagaagttgaAGGGGTGAGCAAAAGACGTTTTCTTGATCTAAATGAACTTGCCCCAGGTTCTGGTTTCGATGATGGTCCCAACTCAATGAGAGACGAAGACAGAGATGACTTCTGA
- the LOC131008871 gene encoding protein NUCLEAR FUSION DEFECTIVE 4-like has product MEPDYNPSRKTLIKNKWVAAAASIWIQCTAGSLYTFSIYSQALKSTQNYDQSTLDTISWFKDVGANVGLLSGLLYSAAAGRCGPWVVLLAGALQCFVGYFMMWLAVTGALPRPPPAVMCLYMMVAAHAMTFFNTANVVTGVHNFPSYSGTIVGIMKGFLGLSGAILILVYQMIFKDKPSAYILLLALLPPINTVLLMGFVRIFRTSEEDEIKHLNAFSSFALILAAYLTTVIIVQNILRLTVSIRALTFSLLIMLLLSPIFIAIRAQRYKSYRMVKSLLEQNEIFDDKDPIDDDDTDTMQDQDEYHELPSSADQVRETSNSMLQLREDANLIAAMRTISFWLLFFTTACSMGSGLALVNNMSQIGQSLSYTSLEINTLVSLWSIWNFLGRFGAGYISDYFLRAKRCPRPLFMIITLATMSIGYAMIAFGFPGALYAGSVLVGVCYGSQWSLMPTITSELFGNQHLGTIFNTITSAGPIGSYILSIWVVGYLYDKEVAGDGNTCIGIQCFRLSFLIMAAVALSGSLVALVLFFWTRKFYKHVVLRRLFHSLRESKRIDYDG; this is encoded by the exons ATGGAACCGGACTACAATCCGAGCCGAAAAACTCTGATCAAGAACAAatgggtggcggcggcggccagCATATGGATCCAGTGCACCGCCGGCTCGCTCTACACCTTCAGCATCTACTCCCAAGCCCTCAAATCCACCCAGAACTACGACCAATCCACGCTCGACACGATTTCCTGGTTCAAGGACGTCGGGGCCAACGTGGGACTCCTGTCGGGGCTCCTCTACTCCGCCGCTGCCGGCCGCTGCGGACCCTGGGTTGTGCTCCTGGCGGGGGCGCTGCAGTGCTTCGTCGGCTACTTCATGATGTGGCTTGCGGTCACGGGGGCGCTGCCGCGGCCGCCGCCGGCGGTGATGTGTTTGTATATGATGGTGGCGGCGCACGCGATGACTTTCTTCAACACGGCGAATGTGGTCACCGGGGTGCATAATTTTCCTAGCTATAGCGGCACCATTGTTGGGATCATGAAG GGCTTTCTTGGTCTCAGTGGAGCCATTTTAATTTTAGTGTATCAGATGATTTTCAAGGATAAGCCTAGTGCATATATCTTGCTCCTGGCATTGCTGCCTCCAATCAATACGGTTCTACTTATGGGGTTCGTTAGAATCTTTAGAACGAGTGAAGAAGATGAGATAAAGCACTTGAATGCCTTCTCATCTTTTGCTCTTATCTTAGCTGCCTATCTTACAACTGTGATAATCGTCCAGAATATTCTCAGATTAACCGTATCCATCCGTGCCTTAACATTTTCTCTGCTCATCATGTTGCTGTTATCCCCTATTTTTATTGCAATTCGAGCCCAGAGGTATAAGTCATATCGGATGGTAAAGTCCTTGCTTGAGCAAAATGAAATTTTTGATGATAAAGACCCAATAGATGATGATGACACAGATACCATGCAAGACCAAGATGAATATCATGAGCTCCCAAGCAGTGCAGATCAAGTAAGGGAGACAAGTAACAGCATGTTGCAGTTGAGAGAAGATGCGAATCTTATCGCAGCAATGCGAACGATCAGTTTCTGGCTTTTGTTCTTCACAACTGCTTGTTCAATGGGATCAGGACTGGCCTTGGTGAATAACATGAGCCAAATAGGCCAATCTCTTAGTTACACGAGCTTAGAGATTAATACTTTGGTTTCCCTATGGAGCATCTGGAATTTCCTGGGTCGTTTTGGAGCCGGTTATATTTCTGATTATTTCTTACGTGCAAAGCGTTGTCCAAGGCCGTTGTTTATGATAATCACTCTAGCAACCATGAGCATTGGCTATGCTATGATTGCTTTTGGTTTCCCCGGTGCTCTCTATGCCGGTTCTGTTTTGGTGGGTGTTTGTTACGGATCACAATGGTCTTTGATGCCGACTATTACTTCTGAACTATTTGGGAACCAGCATCTGGGAACGATATTTAACACCATCACGAGTGCAGGTCCGATCGGGTCTTATATTCTCTCTATCTGGGTGGTGGGATATCTCTACGACAAGGAAGTAGCCGGTGATGGAAACACATGCATTGGAATTCAATGCTTCAGGCTCTCATTTCTTATTATGGCAGCTGTTGCACTCTCCGGCTCTCTTGTTGCCTTGGTGTTGTTTTTCTGGACGAGAAAATTCTACAAACATGTTGTGCTCCGGAGGCTTTTTCATTCTCTACGAGAGAGCAAGCGTATTGATTATGATGGCTAG